Proteins co-encoded in one Capsicum annuum cultivar UCD-10X-F1 chromosome 9, UCD10Xv1.1, whole genome shotgun sequence genomic window:
- the LOC124887161 gene encoding seed biotin-containing protein SBP65-like, which produces MAENQQKSNETLRVAENGYKKAKESGASACMMQKNRLVMDLVQQVVMPRQKYVADKAGAAKVTALQAGAQAKDAVVHGILIGSEYVVDKAGVAKDTTLEKGYVGQKGVEAKDATIGTGKNEVGYVGQKGVEDKDATLEVGKSAVGYAGEAARTAKDMAEVGALGDAHYTAKGAAAATKASAGAVSSAAGYAGDKVVAAKDAVAGAGKSALGYARTNWLLQKIM; this is translated from the exons aTGGCGGA AAATCAACAGAAATCAAATGAAACCTTGCGAGTAGCTGAAAATGGCTACAAAAAGGCCAAGGAATCCGGGGCGTCTGCTTGCATGATGCAAAAGAACCGGCTAGTCATGGACTTGGTGCAGCAGGTTGTTATGCCACGGCAAAAG TATGTTGCTGATAAGGCTGGAGCTGCCAAGGTCACTGCCCTTCAGGCAG GTGCACAAGCCAAAGACGCGGTTGTTCATGGAATTCTGATTGGATCTGAATATGTTGTGGACAAGGCTGGAGTTGCGAAGGACACTACTCTCGAGAAAG GCTATGTTGGGCAGAAAGGTGTCGAGGCAAAAGACGCGACTATTGGAACAGGAAAGAATGAAGTAGGCTATGTCGGGCAGAAAGGCGTCGAGGATAAAGACGCGACCCTAGAAGTAGGGAAAAGCGCAGTAGGGTATGCAGGGGAAGCAGCTAGGACCGCGAAGGATATGGCTGAAGTGGGTGCATTAGGTGATGCACATTATACAGCAAAAGGAGCAGCTGCGGCTACAAAAGCCTCAGCTGGTGCTGTTTCTAGTGCTGCAGGGTATGCCGGGGACAAGGTGGTCGCAGCAAAGGATGCTGTTGCGGGTGCTGGAAAGAGTGCTCTGGGGTATGCAAGGACAAATTGGCTGCTGCAAAAGATTATGTAG